From Paraburkholderia fungorum, the proteins below share one genomic window:
- a CDS encoding MFS transporter, whose protein sequence is MSNQDIQVALPGLAPTLPSAAASAHGPVPLDDVPLNAFHVKIAGLTFGAHLTEGFALGTIGYALASMNRQMPIDAFWMGMIGSSALMGIFLGSLVFGWLSDRMGRQKIFLLSFLIITAAAFAQFYVRSPAELCLLRVLIGFGMGGDFAVGHAILAEFSPRKHRGTLLGSFSVVWTIGYVMANVLGMHYADASPDAWRWLLASAGVPAVIVLLLRIGTPESPRWLHGKGRVAEAKAILLKHFGPNVTLDAGHDEHAQTSGGFARLFRKDLIRRTIFNCAFFVCLVIPYFAIYTFLPTILKAIHLNNDSGADFLLNGFLVLGALIGIWLTIKLPRRVFLIGSFAVTCVSLVALGFLPESATVGMIVAFGIFTLTMSAFSNLVGVFPPECFPTEVRACGVGLAIACSRLGSAVGTFLLPLGIVHLGFHITILVLAAVLLVGMIVSIAWAPETKHLTLNEASGV, encoded by the coding sequence GTGAGCAATCAGGACATTCAGGTGGCCCTTCCTGGGCTCGCCCCTACCTTGCCGTCTGCGGCGGCGTCCGCGCACGGCCCCGTTCCGCTCGACGACGTTCCGCTGAACGCCTTCCACGTGAAAATCGCCGGGCTGACATTCGGCGCGCACCTGACCGAAGGTTTCGCGCTCGGCACGATCGGCTACGCGCTCGCGTCGATGAACCGGCAGATGCCGATCGACGCGTTCTGGATGGGCATGATCGGCAGTTCCGCGCTGATGGGCATCTTCCTCGGCAGCCTCGTATTCGGCTGGCTGTCGGATCGCATGGGTCGCCAGAAGATTTTCCTGCTGAGTTTCCTGATCATCACCGCCGCCGCGTTCGCGCAGTTCTATGTGCGATCGCCGGCGGAGTTGTGTTTGCTGCGCGTGCTGATCGGCTTCGGGATGGGCGGCGATTTCGCGGTCGGCCACGCGATTCTCGCTGAATTCTCGCCGCGCAAACATCGCGGGACACTGCTCGGCTCGTTCAGCGTGGTGTGGACCATCGGCTATGTCATGGCGAACGTGCTGGGCATGCATTACGCCGATGCTTCGCCGGATGCGTGGCGCTGGCTGCTCGCGTCGGCGGGCGTGCCGGCGGTGATCGTTCTGCTGCTGCGCATCGGTACGCCGGAGTCGCCGCGCTGGCTGCACGGCAAGGGCCGGGTTGCGGAGGCCAAGGCGATCTTGCTGAAGCATTTCGGCCCGAACGTCACGCTCGACGCCGGTCATGACGAGCATGCGCAAACCTCCGGCGGCTTCGCTCGTCTGTTCAGAAAAGACCTGATTCGCCGGACTATTTTCAATTGCGCGTTCTTCGTGTGTCTCGTGATCCCGTATTTCGCGATCTACACGTTTTTGCCGACGATCCTGAAGGCGATCCATCTGAATAACGATTCGGGAGCGGACTTCCTGCTGAACGGCTTCCTCGTACTCGGCGCGCTGATCGGCATCTGGCTGACGATTAAATTGCCGCGTCGCGTGTTTCTGATTGGCTCGTTCGCGGTGACGTGCGTATCGCTGGTCGCGCTGGGCTTCCTGCCGGAATCGGCGACCGTCGGCATGATCGTCGCGTTTGGCATTTTCACGTTGACCATGTCGGCGTTTTCCAACCTGGTTGGCGTATTTCCGCCCGAGTGCTTTCCGACCGAAGTGCGTGCCTGTGGCGTCGGACTCGCGATTGCATGCAGCCGGCTCGGCTCGGCGGTCGGGACGTTCCTGCTGCCGCTCGGCATCGTCCATCTGGGCTTTCACATCACGATTCTGGTGCTCGCGGCGGTGCTGCTGGTTGGCATGATCGTGTCGATTGCGTGGGCGCCTGAAACGAAGCATCTGACGTTGAACGAAGCAAGCGGCGTGTAG
- a CDS encoding LysR family transcriptional regulator, whose protein sequence is MRRLPSLIALRFFEETARHMSFNRAATALCVTQGAVSRQIKLLEESIGAKLFERDHKGIRLTQAGSQFLPCLSDAFDMIERGFRQLTVAKVRRRLVVAVPPTFATQWFSLRLGALAVELPDVELSIRTEPSADCHCHIRFARHALADAHSELLTMERHVLVGAPRLLAQPLDTLLDSMPALHVLHNDARLELWPNWLAKAGLPARYADNGIEFSTLEQAIRAASKGAGLAIVDRNMIVEELADGELAQFSDIEVTGPYGYWLDIAQRNIAVEDVQTLARWIRKETLKLDSAPV, encoded by the coding sequence ATGCGGCGCCTGCCATCGCTGATCGCGTTGCGCTTCTTCGAAGAGACTGCCCGTCACATGAGCTTTAACCGAGCGGCCACGGCGCTCTGCGTGACGCAAGGCGCGGTGAGCCGGCAGATCAAACTGCTGGAGGAGTCGATCGGCGCAAAACTGTTCGAACGCGATCACAAAGGAATTCGTCTGACGCAGGCGGGCTCGCAATTCCTGCCCTGTCTGAGCGACGCGTTCGACATGATCGAGCGCGGTTTTCGTCAGCTCACGGTGGCCAAGGTCCGGCGGCGTCTCGTCGTGGCCGTCCCGCCGACGTTCGCCACGCAGTGGTTCTCGTTGCGGCTCGGCGCACTGGCGGTGGAACTGCCCGACGTCGAACTGTCGATCCGTACCGAGCCGAGCGCCGATTGCCACTGCCACATCCGCTTCGCGCGCCACGCGTTAGCCGACGCGCATTCCGAATTGCTGACGATGGAGCGCCACGTGCTCGTCGGCGCGCCGCGCCTGCTGGCGCAGCCTCTCGACACGCTGCTCGACAGCATGCCCGCGCTGCATGTGCTGCACAACGACGCGCGCCTCGAGCTCTGGCCGAACTGGCTCGCGAAGGCGGGACTGCCCGCGCGCTATGCGGACAACGGCATCGAATTTTCGACGCTGGAGCAGGCGATTCGCGCGGCCAGCAAGGGCGCGGGACTGGCGATCGTCGACCGGAACATGATCGTCGAGGAGCTGGCCGACGGCGAGCTTGCGCAGTTTTCCGATATCGAAGTGACCGGGCCTTATGGTTATTGGCTGGACATAGCGCAGCGGAATATTGCGGTAGAGGATGTGCAGACGTTGGCGAGGTGGATACGGAAAGAGACGTTGAAGCTGGACTCTGCGCCTGTTTAG
- a CDS encoding peptide chain release factor 3, protein MSVSELKRRRTFAVISHPDAGKTTLTEKLLLFSGAIQIAGTVKGRKSNRYATSDWMEIEKQRGISVASSVMQFEYGNAVINLLDTPGHEDFSEDTYRVLTAVDAAVMVIDGANGVEAQTLKLLEVCRSRKTPIVTFINKLDREVREPLELLDEIEQHLGVAAVPFTWPIGMGKDFQGVYDIQRDQVRLFRAGQDKAGGEVETLHALSDEEGERRFGQAWVKAKEEIDLITGASPDFDREQFLAGQQSPVLFGSAINNFGVKEILDALVDLAPPPSMRMTVQRPVMPDEPKFTGVVFKVQANMDLAHRDRVAFIRVCSGHFERGMAVKVTRTNKTFRANNVVTFLSQRRETVSEAYPGDIIGIPNHGTLSLGDTLTEGEQLQFVGLPFFAPEIFQTVEVVDPMRAKQLGEALKQLGEEGAIQVFRPEVGGLTILGAVGQLQFEVVSHRLSTEYKVDVRMAPARYRMSRWVTCDDAAELRRFTDSYAARIALDASDAPTYLASHVGEIEVAQKAWPKIVFNELREHSGAPFRKSM, encoded by the coding sequence ATGTCAGTCTCCGAACTCAAACGCCGCCGCACGTTCGCGGTCATTTCCCACCCGGACGCGGGTAAGACCACGCTCACCGAAAAACTGCTGCTGTTCTCGGGCGCGATCCAGATCGCCGGTACCGTGAAGGGCCGCAAGAGCAACCGCTACGCGACGTCCGACTGGATGGAAATCGAGAAGCAGCGGGGCATTTCGGTGGCCAGCTCGGTGATGCAGTTCGAGTACGGCAATGCCGTCATCAATCTGCTCGACACGCCGGGCCACGAAGACTTCTCCGAAGACACGTACCGCGTGCTGACCGCAGTCGATGCCGCCGTGATGGTGATCGACGGTGCGAACGGTGTGGAAGCGCAAACGCTGAAGCTGCTCGAAGTCTGCCGCAGCCGCAAGACGCCGATCGTCACCTTCATCAACAAGCTCGACCGCGAAGTGCGCGAGCCGCTCGAACTGCTCGACGAGATCGAGCAGCATCTCGGCGTGGCGGCCGTGCCGTTCACGTGGCCGATCGGCATGGGCAAGGATTTCCAGGGCGTGTACGACATCCAGCGCGATCAGGTGCGCCTGTTCCGCGCAGGGCAGGACAAGGCGGGCGGCGAAGTCGAAACGCTGCACGCGCTAAGCGACGAAGAAGGCGAGCGCCGCTTCGGTCAGGCCTGGGTCAAGGCGAAGGAAGAGATCGACCTCATTACCGGTGCATCGCCCGATTTCGACCGCGAACAGTTCCTCGCCGGTCAGCAGTCGCCGGTGCTGTTCGGCTCGGCGATCAACAACTTCGGCGTGAAGGAAATTCTCGACGCGCTGGTCGATCTCGCGCCGCCGCCGTCGATGCGCATGACCGTGCAGCGCCCGGTGATGCCCGACGAGCCGAAATTCACCGGCGTCGTGTTCAAGGTGCAGGCGAACATGGATCTGGCGCACCGCGACCGCGTGGCGTTTATCCGCGTGTGTTCGGGGCATTTCGAGCGCGGCATGGCCGTGAAGGTCACGCGCACCAACAAGACGTTCCGCGCGAATAACGTGGTGACGTTCCTGTCGCAGCGTCGTGAGACGGTGAGCGAAGCCTATCCGGGCGACATCATCGGTATTCCGAATCACGGCACGCTGAGTCTCGGCGACACGCTGACCGAAGGCGAGCAACTGCAATTCGTCGGCCTGCCTTTCTTCGCACCGGAAATTTTCCAGACCGTTGAAGTGGTCGATCCGATGCGCGCGAAGCAACTCGGCGAAGCGCTGAAGCAACTCGGCGAAGAAGGCGCGATTCAGGTGTTCCGTCCGGAAGTGGGCGGTCTGACGATTCTCGGCGCGGTTGGCCAACTGCAGTTCGAAGTGGTATCGCACCGGTTGTCGACGGAATACAAGGTCGACGTGCGGATGGCGCCCGCGCGCTACCGGATGTCGCGCTGGGTGACCTGCGACGACGCCGCCGAACTGCGCCGCTTCACCGATTCGTACGCGGCGCGGATCGCGCTCGACGCTTCGGATGCGCCGACTTACCTGGCGTCGCACGTCGGCGAAATCGAGGTTGCGCAGAAGGCGTGGCCGAAGATCGTGTTCAACGAATTGCGCGAACACTCGGGCGCGCCGTTCCGGAAGTCGATGTGA
- a CDS encoding fimbrial protein gives MFRFLKIKVLMRLALLLVCVSPFASVWATCKASNVTANFPPIASMQRDAPNGTVLATAQTTMTITCDSTGSGSGDGSWLVGLSAANGDFGAASVANTRLTNYSGVGLQWVNLNSNTGTNSSVSSGQLNISSWQRGIKFEGTTTLTDTWTLVKADNIASGTLALPALSYTYKTSTTMKEMGALATINFSSLGVVAQSCSLNTPTVNVPMGDYSKSAFRGIGSTTKSVPVKIGLSCSNGARINVQLTVTADASQPGTIKLTPGAGAASGVGIQMLDAWNNPLPLNTNFVAGTATAEGVYNVDWSAQYIQTASQISAGAANATAVFTLTYQ, from the coding sequence ATGTTCCGATTCTTGAAGATCAAGGTTCTGATGCGCCTGGCGTTGCTGCTTGTCTGCGTGTCGCCATTCGCCAGCGTGTGGGCCACTTGCAAGGCGTCAAATGTCACAGCGAATTTTCCGCCAATAGCTTCCATGCAGCGGGATGCTCCGAACGGAACCGTGCTGGCAACAGCGCAAACCACGATGACGATTACGTGCGATTCCACAGGCTCGGGTTCAGGCGACGGCTCATGGCTCGTCGGGCTCAGCGCGGCGAATGGCGATTTTGGCGCTGCGTCTGTCGCGAACACCCGGTTGACAAATTACAGCGGCGTCGGATTGCAGTGGGTGAATCTAAACTCGAACACGGGGACAAATTCATCGGTCTCAAGCGGTCAGCTAAATATTTCAAGCTGGCAACGCGGAATCAAGTTCGAAGGTACGACAACATTGACCGACACCTGGACGCTCGTAAAAGCCGACAACATCGCTTCAGGGACGTTAGCTTTGCCGGCTTTGTCTTACACATATAAGACCTCGACAACTATGAAAGAGATGGGGGCGTTGGCAACCATCAATTTCTCGAGCTTGGGCGTGGTCGCGCAGTCCTGCAGCCTGAACACGCCAACTGTTAATGTTCCGATGGGAGACTATTCTAAATCGGCGTTCCGCGGCATTGGTTCGACCACAAAGAGCGTTCCTGTCAAGATCGGGCTGTCCTGTTCGAATGGGGCGAGAATCAATGTGCAGTTGACCGTGACCGCTGATGCCAGTCAACCGGGCACCATAAAATTGACACCGGGTGCCGGCGCAGCATCAGGCGTCGGTATTCAGATGCTTGATGCGTGGAACAATCCGTTGCCGCTAAATACCAATTTCGTGGCTGGCACAGCAACGGCAGAAGGCGTCTACAACGTTGACTGGAGCGCGCAATATATCCAGACTGCGAGCCAAATATCAGCTGGTGCGGCAAACGCTACTGCGGTATTTACGCTGACATATCAATAG
- a CDS encoding fimbria/pilus outer membrane usher protein produces MPKRIQRYHFKAEIRPLYALAILSLSVSAANAASGDEQIAQVQFNDAFLQQMGTSGVDVRRFEKGNVAEPGVYRADVYVNQRWLGLTPVTLEASASGHVEPCVGLDLLERMGVDLSKFSAEATALLNSRKGVCAPLPQFIESATASFDNGEQRLDITIPQASLSNNARGYVDAKYWDEGITAAVLAYNANVYRTDSGGNSFTQGYVGLNVGVNVGPWRFRHQGNLTTSTGVGTHYQQIQTTLERSIAPLKSKLTFGDGFTDGAMFDSFGFRGVQLASDDRMYPESQRGYAPTIRGVARSNARVQVTQNGNTIYETNVAPGPFEFNDLYPTGYGGNLQVIVTEADGSQSMSTVPFAAAPNALRPGVTRFSATVGQYRSATIDSKPMLFQGTVQHGFTNLITGYGGITAAQGYVAGVLGTALNTKVGAFGFDVTQANTSFPGHGSHNGQSLRLSYSKYFEPTSTNIGLAAYRFSSGGFYNLEDAIAMRDQRAQNIGTQRNALQLTLNQTLPGGWGSVYLTGTAQNYWNQQGTNTQFQAGYTNNFKRINYGVSLSRQYQVTNSKWDNRVMVTASIPLGNGSNAPFSSTSIQRDSDGLTSVQQTLSGTLGEDNAFAYGVNAGYNGGGNMNSATNVGGNVSYLSPMAALSAGASTGNGFNQFNGGVSGGVVAYKGGVVFAPVMGETMAIVEAKDAAGARITSQSGLRVDPWGRALVSTLRPFASNELVVDPKGLPVSVELKSTSKHIAPTAGAVSLVKFETDNPGASLIIRSKMADGEPVPFGADVFDAAGQTVGTVAQGGRVIVRGLKSATGDLTVGWGDGTNRQSCRVSYSLPNTPDARAKVWTTIDADCVTP; encoded by the coding sequence ATGCCCAAGAGAATCCAGCGGTATCACTTCAAGGCCGAGATACGCCCGCTTTACGCGCTTGCGATTCTCAGTTTGAGCGTAAGCGCGGCGAACGCCGCGTCGGGTGACGAACAGATCGCGCAGGTTCAGTTCAACGACGCGTTTCTCCAGCAGATGGGGACCTCGGGCGTTGATGTCAGACGCTTCGAAAAAGGTAACGTAGCCGAGCCCGGCGTGTACCGGGCCGATGTGTATGTGAATCAGCGATGGCTGGGTCTTACGCCAGTTACGCTCGAAGCGTCTGCATCGGGGCACGTCGAGCCATGCGTCGGCCTTGATTTGCTTGAGCGCATGGGCGTTGATCTGTCGAAGTTTTCGGCCGAGGCGACGGCGCTGCTCAACAGCAGGAAAGGCGTATGCGCTCCTCTGCCGCAGTTCATCGAGAGTGCGACAGCATCATTCGACAATGGTGAGCAACGTCTCGATATCACCATTCCGCAGGCGTCGCTAAGTAACAACGCACGCGGCTACGTTGACGCAAAATACTGGGACGAAGGCATTACCGCCGCGGTTCTCGCCTACAACGCGAACGTCTACCGGACGGATTCGGGCGGGAACTCGTTCACTCAGGGATATGTGGGGCTGAATGTGGGTGTCAACGTGGGGCCGTGGCGTTTCCGGCACCAAGGCAACCTGACGACCAGCACCGGTGTCGGCACACACTATCAGCAGATTCAGACGACCCTTGAGCGTTCCATCGCGCCGCTTAAGAGCAAATTGACGTTCGGAGATGGCTTCACGGACGGAGCGATGTTCGATAGTTTCGGCTTTCGCGGCGTGCAACTGGCCAGCGATGACCGCATGTATCCGGAGTCACAGCGTGGTTATGCGCCGACGATTCGCGGCGTTGCCCGCAGCAACGCACGCGTCCAGGTGACGCAGAACGGCAACACCATTTACGAAACGAACGTTGCTCCGGGCCCATTCGAGTTCAACGATCTGTATCCGACAGGATACGGCGGCAATCTGCAAGTGATTGTGACCGAAGCCGACGGTTCGCAAAGCATGTCGACCGTGCCGTTTGCTGCTGCACCGAATGCATTGCGTCCGGGTGTCACGCGTTTCAGCGCTACGGTGGGCCAATACCGTAGCGCAACGATCGACAGCAAGCCCATGCTGTTTCAGGGCACGGTTCAGCACGGCTTCACGAATCTGATTACGGGCTACGGCGGCATCACCGCCGCGCAGGGATACGTCGCTGGCGTGTTGGGCACTGCGCTCAACACGAAGGTCGGCGCATTTGGATTCGACGTAACGCAGGCCAACACCAGTTTTCCGGGGCATGGTTCGCACAACGGCCAGAGCTTGCGTCTTAGCTATAGCAAGTACTTCGAACCGACATCGACCAATATCGGTCTGGCTGCGTATCGCTTTTCGAGCGGCGGCTTTTACAACCTCGAAGATGCGATCGCGATGCGCGATCAGCGTGCGCAAAATATCGGCACACAGCGTAATGCGTTGCAGTTGACGCTTAACCAGACGCTTCCCGGCGGCTGGGGCTCGGTCTACCTGACCGGCACGGCTCAGAACTACTGGAATCAGCAAGGCACGAACACGCAGTTCCAGGCGGGCTATACCAATAACTTCAAACGGATCAACTACGGCGTATCGCTTTCGCGCCAGTATCAGGTAACGAACTCGAAATGGGACAACCGCGTGATGGTGACCGCTTCCATTCCGCTTGGCAACGGCTCCAATGCGCCGTTCTCGTCGACCAGCATTCAGCGTGATTCGGATGGTCTGACCAGCGTTCAGCAAACGCTTTCCGGCACGTTGGGCGAGGACAATGCGTTCGCTTACGGCGTCAACGCCGGGTACAACGGCGGCGGCAATATGAACAGTGCGACGAATGTCGGTGGCAATGTGTCGTACCTTTCGCCAATGGCTGCGCTTTCGGCCGGCGCATCGACCGGCAACGGATTCAACCAGTTCAACGGTGGCGTATCTGGCGGTGTCGTGGCCTACAAGGGTGGTGTCGTGTTCGCGCCTGTGATGGGCGAAACCATGGCTATTGTGGAAGCGAAGGACGCTGCGGGTGCGCGCATTACTTCGCAGTCCGGCTTGCGTGTCGACCCTTGGGGCCGTGCGCTCGTGTCGACTCTCCGGCCGTTTGCGAGCAATGAACTCGTCGTTGACCCGAAGGGGTTGCCCGTCAGTGTCGAACTTAAATCCACGTCGAAGCATATTGCGCCGACGGCCGGTGCGGTCTCGCTTGTGAAGTTCGAGACGGACAATCCAGGCGCTTCGCTCATCATCCGCTCAAAGATGGCTGACGGCGAGCCCGTTCCGTTTGGCGCCGACGTGTTCGACGCCGCAGGACAAACCGTCGGCACGGTTGCGCAAGGCGGACGCGTCATCGTGCGAGGCCTGAAGAGCGCGACGGGCGATCTGACCGTGGGCTGGGGCGACGGTACCAACCGTCAATCGTGTCGGGTCTCCTATTCGTTGCCGAACACGCCGGACGCCAGGGCGAAGGTGTGGACGACGATCGACGCCGACTGCGTGACGCCATAA
- a CDS encoding fimbria/pilus periplasmic chaperone codes for MTRLVPASLVFLSLNLLIIAMNVKRVFESLLIILAFGVAVRVEASVVIDATRVIYNQNESEVTLKLTNAGEKPALLQVWIDKGDPKAAPSSINVPFTITPPVSRIDPAKSQTLRIIYTGEALPADHESVFWLNVLEIPSKATGEEASANSLQIAFRSRIKLFYRPAGLKGDANGAPALVGWHVVTQDGHTALEASNHSAFNVSFIEVKVTDGVNTASLADGVMVGPGETATMPLKGNVSGAPAAKVHFRTLNDLGGSVEGEAPLK; via the coding sequence TTGACGAGACTGGTTCCGGCCAGTCTTGTTTTCCTTTCCCTTAACCTTCTTATAATCGCCATGAACGTCAAGCGTGTTTTTGAATCGTTGCTAATCATTTTGGCGTTCGGCGTTGCTGTGCGTGTCGAGGCTTCGGTGGTGATTGACGCCACACGTGTTATTTATAACCAGAACGAATCGGAAGTAACTCTTAAACTAACCAATGCTGGGGAAAAGCCGGCGCTGCTGCAAGTGTGGATCGATAAGGGCGATCCGAAAGCCGCACCCTCTTCGATCAACGTACCTTTTACCATCACGCCGCCGGTTTCGAGAATCGACCCTGCAAAGAGCCAGACGCTGCGCATTATCTACACTGGCGAAGCTCTCCCTGCGGATCACGAATCGGTATTCTGGCTGAACGTGCTAGAAATTCCGTCCAAGGCAACAGGCGAAGAAGCGAGTGCAAACTCTTTGCAAATAGCCTTCCGTTCACGCATCAAGCTGTTTTATCGCCCTGCGGGGCTGAAGGGCGATGCTAATGGCGCGCCCGCCCTGGTCGGCTGGCACGTCGTGACCCAAGATGGTCACACGGCCCTTGAAGCGAGCAATCACAGTGCATTCAACGTGTCGTTCATCGAGGTGAAAGTCACGGACGGCGTTAACACGGCAAGCCTCGCCGACGGCGTGATGGTCGGGCCCGGTGAAACCGCGACCATGCCGCTGAAAGGCAACGTGTCAGGCGCGCCGGCTGCAAAGGTGCACTTTCGTACGCTTAACGATTTGGGCGGCTCGGTGGAGGGTGAAGCTCCACTCAAGTAA
- a CDS encoding NAD-dependent succinate-semialdehyde dehydrogenase yields MNEFLRTGHYIGGEWYDSASTYPVLNPATGEVIAQVAKGGADETAQAIACAAKAFPAWRALTAKERSVRVKRWGELMLENRDALAELLSLEQGKPLAEARGEVGYAASFFEWFAEEGKRAYGDVIPSPNPNAKIIVTREPVGVVAAITPWNFPLAMITRKAGPALAAGCTMVLKPSEETPLSAFALAVLAERAGIPAGVLNIVSGDAVAIGGVLTASDVVRKLSFTGSTRVGKLLAKQSADTLKKLSLELGGNAPFIVFDDADLDAAVQGAMASKFRNTGQTCVCVNRFYVQDGIYDAFTSALTQAVRKMRVGNALQGDVEQGPLINRAALKKVETHVADALQKGAKVLTGGKPHALGGTFYEPTVLADASRSMLIAEEETFGPVAACFRFETEQEVIAAANDTPFGLSAYFYTRDLARAWRVGEALESGMVGINEGILSTEVAPFGGVKQSGLGREGSKYGLDEYTELKYMMMGGLGR; encoded by the coding sequence ATGAACGAATTTCTCCGCACAGGGCACTACATCGGCGGCGAGTGGTACGACAGCGCGAGCACGTACCCCGTGTTGAATCCGGCGACAGGCGAAGTCATCGCGCAAGTCGCGAAAGGCGGCGCGGATGAAACCGCGCAGGCCATCGCGTGCGCCGCGAAAGCGTTCCCCGCGTGGCGCGCGCTCACGGCGAAAGAGCGCAGCGTGCGCGTGAAACGCTGGGGCGAGTTGATGCTCGAGAATCGCGACGCGCTCGCCGAACTGTTGTCGCTCGAACAAGGCAAGCCGCTGGCCGAAGCGCGTGGTGAAGTCGGCTACGCGGCGAGCTTCTTCGAATGGTTCGCCGAAGAAGGCAAGCGCGCGTACGGCGACGTGATCCCGAGCCCGAATCCGAACGCGAAGATCATCGTGACGCGCGAGCCGGTCGGCGTGGTCGCGGCCATCACGCCGTGGAATTTCCCGCTCGCGATGATCACGCGCAAAGCCGGTCCCGCATTGGCGGCCGGTTGCACGATGGTGCTCAAGCCATCGGAGGAAACGCCGTTGTCGGCCTTCGCGCTGGCGGTACTGGCCGAGCGCGCGGGCATTCCGGCGGGCGTGCTCAACATCGTGTCCGGCGATGCCGTCGCGATCGGCGGCGTGCTGACCGCATCCGACGTGGTGCGCAAACTGTCGTTCACCGGCTCGACGCGCGTCGGCAAGCTGCTCGCGAAGCAGTCGGCGGATACGCTGAAGAAGCTGTCACTCGAACTCGGCGGCAATGCGCCGTTCATCGTATTCGACGACGCCGATCTCGACGCCGCCGTACAGGGCGCGATGGCCTCGAAATTTCGCAATACCGGGCAGACCTGCGTGTGCGTGAACCGCTTCTACGTGCAGGACGGCATTTACGACGCGTTCACGTCCGCGCTGACCCAGGCGGTGCGCAAGATGCGCGTCGGCAATGCGTTGCAGGGCGACGTCGAGCAGGGTCCGCTGATCAACCGGGCGGCGTTGAAGAAGGTCGAAACGCACGTCGCCGATGCGTTGCAGAAAGGCGCGAAGGTGTTGACCGGCGGCAAGCCGCACGCGCTCGGCGGCACGTTCTACGAGCCGACCGTTCTCGCCGATGCGTCGCGTTCGATGTTGATCGCCGAAGAGGAAACCTTCGGGCCGGTCGCCGCGTGCTTCCGCTTCGAAACGGAACAGGAGGTCATCGCTGCGGCGAACGACACGCCGTTCGGTTTGTCCGCGTATTTCTACACGCGCGATCTGGCGCGTGCATGGCGCGTCGGCGAGGCGTTGGAGAGCGGCATGGTCGGCATCAACGAAGGCATTCTGTCGACTGAGGTTGCGCCGTTCGGCGGCGTCAAACAGTCGGGCCTGGGCCGCGAAGGCTCGAAGTACGGGCTCGATGAATACACGGAACTGAAGTACATGATGATGGGCGGCCTCGGACGCTGA
- a CDS encoding fimbrial protein — MKSIFPAIVIATGSLLGFASMGAHASDGMLIFNGNISAQTCQINGTVPGKMTTVTLPTVSAAAMPSAGQSAGATPFSLTLSNCAVDSGTAHTYFEPSSSTTDPATGNLVNTGTASNVQVQLLNSDSSVIALNKADADQNSKSVNIDSGTATLNYNAQYIANGGAAGAGTVTSAVTFSMIYQ, encoded by the coding sequence ATGAAGTCGATTTTCCCCGCTATTGTGATTGCAACTGGCAGCCTGTTGGGCTTTGCTTCGATGGGCGCTCACGCTTCGGACGGCATGCTCATTTTTAATGGCAACATCTCCGCCCAGACTTGCCAAATCAACGGCACCGTGCCTGGTAAAATGACAACGGTCACGCTGCCGACAGTTTCGGCCGCAGCGATGCCATCTGCCGGTCAATCCGCCGGTGCCACGCCCTTCAGCCTCACGCTGAGCAACTGCGCCGTAGACTCGGGCACCGCCCACACCTACTTCGAACCGAGCAGCAGCACAACTGACCCGGCGACCGGTAATCTCGTGAATACCGGCACCGCTTCAAACGTTCAGGTTCAGCTGTTGAATTCCGATTCATCGGTTATCGCATTGAACAAAGCTGATGCCGACCAGAATTCGAAGTCTGTCAACATTGACAGCGGCACCGCCACGCTGAATTACAACGCTCAATATATCGCCAACGGTGGCGCCGCTGGTGCAGGAACGGTGACTTCAGCCGTTACTTTCTCGATGATTTATCAATAA